In the Desulfomicrobium apsheronum genome, AGGGGGCCGGGCCGGTCGAGGTTGTCGGGCACTGCCTGGGCGCCAATCTAGCCCTGTGGTTCGCGCGGCTGGAACCAGCCCTCGTCTCCGGGCTGGTGCTCATCGAACCCATGTTCCGCGCCGCCATCACCGGCCGCATGAAACACATCCTGCACCTGCGCCCCATGCTGGCCGCCCTGACGCCGTCCCTCATGGCTCTGGCGGCCGCCGGCATTCACCGGAAAACCCTGCCGCCCCTGGATCTCGCAGTCCTCGACCAGGCCGCCTACGCCTCCATGGCCGGCGGTTCCTTCCCCACGGATCGCTACGCTTCGCCCATCCATGAGCTTCGAATCCTTCCCACCGTGGCCTACGTACAGGACCTCCTGGCCGTGACGGGCCCGCTGCCCGATCTGTCGAAAATCGCCACGCCGGCATTGTCCCTGCTGTCCAGCGGCGGCATGTTCGGCGACCCGGGGATCACCGTCAGATGCCTGGCCGAGCTTGCGGACTGCCGGGTTGAACATCTCGACTCCGTACACTGGATTCCAACTGAGCAGCCCCGGGGCATGCGCGAAGCCATCGAGAGATGGTGCGGTAGGCACGGCTGAATAGAAAGAAAAGAGGGCGGGTATGCTTTAGACCTTTCTGTCGCCAAGATCGCAGGAAGCAATCGGAGTCATGAAAATGTCCGGGGAAGGGGGGCAAGTCTGCCTTTGATCTTTCTGCCGCCAAGGCCACAGGAGACAACCGCAAAAAGGGCAGCGGGTGATTTCTGCTGGCTGAAATTGTAAGATAAAGGTTTTACGGGCAATATTGTCTTTGTCTGCGCCTTTCGGGCGGCGTCGGCCTCACGGTGTTGGACATCCAGGCACTGACGTTGCCCACGGTATCATTTTCAAGAGCATGCTGTGGAATGCGACCGAGGCGGACCGTTGACTGCTTGAACGGCTTTGCAGGCAAAGGCTAGAAATCCGCTGACCACTTGGCCGCTTCGTCGCCTTTCGGAGTGGCCAAAGAGTTCGAAGCTCGGCATACACGGTTGCGCCCTTCGTTCTTGGCCCGGTACAACGCCTGGTCCGCGCGGATCAGCATCTCTACCACGGAGGTGTCGGCGGGCAGCTTCTCCGCCAATCCGAAGCTCGCGGTGATGAAGAAGCATTTGTTGGTGTTTTCCAGCCTCAGGCCCGCCAAACCCTTGCGCAGTTCCTCTGCCACCACGGCCGCCCCGTCCTGATTCGTGTCCGGCAGGAGCAAGAGGAACTCTTCCCCGCCGTAGCGGCAGAAAAGATCCGATTCGCGAAGCCTGGACATGATGAATTGGGCTGCGGAATTCAGGGTGAGGTCCCCGGCGGTGTGCCCGTAAGTGTCGTTGATCATTTTGAAATGATCCAGGTCGATCATGACGCAGGAAAGGGGGGCGCCGCTTCGCTTCTCTCTTGCGAATTCCCGATCGGCGGCCACCATGAAGGCGCGGCGGTTCAAGGCTCCGGTGAGCATGTCCGTGTTTGCGGCTAAGGCCAGTTCCCGCGCCTGTCGATTGAGCTTGAGCTGGCCGCGCACGAGGAGCGCGCCCATGGTCGAGACGATGAACGCCATGGCAACCGACGCCCCTCCGTAGAGCAGAGCGTGGCGGTACCAGGAGGCCAGGGCTGTATCCATGGGGATGGCGGCAAAGGCCTGCAGGGGAAAATGCCTGACCCGGGTTCTGCCCGCCAGCATTTTCTGTCCCCGTATGTTTGAAACGTTGCTATATGTTTCACTTTGTTCGCCGCTTTGCTTTTCCTTGTCTTTCGCGATCGACGTAAAAGTGTGGCCGATCAGTTCCTCCGCGTCGGGGGCAATGAGGTAGATCAGACCGTCCAGGTTCGTGATCATGATGTTGGTGTCCTGCGGCATGCCGAGATCGTCGAAGATGCGCAGCAGGTGTTCCAGGGCGACCTTGATGGCCACGACATGGGTCAGCTCGCCCCGGTAGTCGCGTGCCCCCAGACTGATGTCGATGCTCCACTCGTTGGACTGCCGCAGGCTGCGCTGCGGCGCACCTACGAACATCTTGTCGCCGCCGTTCTGGTGAGCCCGGATGTAGTCCGTGTCCAGTATATCCGGCGGAGCCTCCGGTCCGTTCCATGCCAGGACACGCCCTTGGGCGTCTGTAACCACCACGCCGTGGGCGTATGGTTCCCGTGCCCGGATGGTATGAATGAGATTGTCCCATTGATGTTGTTTTTCGCCAGGACGTACGTCGGAAAGAGTCTGGATGAGGGTGCCGATCTCTCTGAGGCGTCCTTCAAGATCGACTAAGACCATGCCGATTTCGGCGGCCATCAGGCTGGAGATGAAACGAGTGTTTTCGCGAGCCAGGGTGAGGGTCGTGTGATAGTTGGTCACGGCCATGATGACGGACGAGACGATCATACCCAGCGTGAGACAACCTGCGACCAGTAAGACCAGCACGGTCTGTCCCTTGGAATTGTGGATGTCGAGGTTTGCGTTCACGGAGAGCATCCTCCTCTGGGCGCTCGCGGAAATGGGGGGAACATCGGCTACCGACAGGCCTATTTCGCGGCCTGTGCTATGATGGCCCGGCAAAATGCGGGCAGATCATCAGGCTTTCGCGCGGATATCTGATTCCGGTCCACGACAACTTCCTTGTCGATCCACGTAGCGCCGGCGTTTACCAGGTCATCCTTGATGCCGGGGGTGGACGTGCAGGTGAAGCCTTTCATGATCCCTGCGGAGATCGGAATCCATCCGCCGTGACAGATGTGGGCGACTATTTTTCCGGCTTCGTGCATTTGGCGAGTGAGCTCCAGAACCTTTGGGTCACGTCTGAGCTTGTCGGGGGCGAATCCGCCGGCGACGATCAGCAGGTCGAAGTCCTTGGCCTGCTGGTCCGCGATGGCGGCAGTGGATTTGAAAGGATACCCGTTTTTGCCTGTGTAGACGATCCCCGCCTCGGGCCCGGCGACGACCACTTCGGCGCCTTCTTCGATCAGGCGATAGTATGGGTAGAGAAGCTCCATGTCTTCAAAGATGTGATCCACAAACATCAGGACTTTCTGGTCTTTCAATTTCATCTTGAACTCCGGTGTGTTAACGGATGATGGGCTTATAGAGAAGAATTCATCTGTCCACATATGCCAATTTTGAGCTGTATGTCCATGTCGTGAGTCGGGCTCAAATCCGCGACAAGAAAAGAGGGCACCCATGTATGGATTTGTTCCCTGTGTCAAAATGTTTTGAAGGGGGAAAAGGGGGGACGTCTGCCTTGGGCTTTTCTGCAGCCAAGAGACACTGTGCTTCACTGACGCCGCAGATCGCCGTTTCTCAACAGCCTGAGCCCCGGGCGGAGCGTCACAAGGGGAGAAGCGTCAGATCTTGAATCTTGAATTTCACCAGAGAATCCCCGCCTCATGATCCGATCCGTTCATTCCAAAACAAGACAAGGGGAGCAGGGTCAGATCTTGAATCTTGAATTTTACCAAGTATTCCCCGCCTCATAACTAGGCCAGTTCACTCCAAAAAGAGACAAGGGATTTCAGTTTGTACGCTGAAATCCCTTGTCTTCTTTGTGGACTTTGCTTTTGGTTTTTCGACCAGAACTTGACCATTCAAGATGAAGCCATCCGGAAACGGGTGACTGTTTGTTTACGTATGTATGGCCAGGGCGTGACTCTTGAAATGAGCAGTGCACCGGGTGCGGCAGCAACAAAAAGATCGAAAACCGCGAAAATACCGTGACCGTCATGGCGCGCATCTTTAGAAACATTGCCACATCTTCCACTTTAAATGTCTCCATATGCTCTGACAGGTCAATTTTGCGGTCTGTGCTATGAAGGCCCGGCAAAATGCGGGCAGATCGCGGTGACGGGTGGCTTTGTGAGAGAATCCTTGATTTAAAAAAATCAGGTTTTTTAGGATTGGGGAGGCTGCGTCTTGGGATAGGCTGATATAAATGCGATTAAATCGAGCTGCAACTGGGATAAGTTGTCCTGTTTGCGGTAGATCAGAAAAAAAGACATCATCAGTCTGTCTTCCTGCAGAAGAATCTCGGAGAAAATACCTTCCGCGATTTCTTTCCGAACCATGAATTCCGGCAGCAAGGAAATACCGTAT is a window encoding:
- a CDS encoding sensor domain-containing diguanylate cyclase; its protein translation is MNANLDIHNSKGQTVLVLLVAGCLTLGMIVSSVIMAVTNYHTTLTLARENTRFISSLMAAEIGMVLVDLEGRLREIGTLIQTLSDVRPGEKQHQWDNLIHTIRAREPYAHGVVVTDAQGRVLAWNGPEAPPDILDTDYIRAHQNGGDKMFVGAPQRSLRQSNEWSIDISLGARDYRGELTHVVAIKVALEHLLRIFDDLGMPQDTNIMITNLDGLIYLIAPDAEELIGHTFTSIAKDKEKQSGEQSETYSNVSNIRGQKMLAGRTRVRHFPLQAFAAIPMDTALASWYRHALLYGGASVAMAFIVSTMGALLVRGQLKLNRQARELALAANTDMLTGALNRRAFMVAADREFAREKRSGAPLSCVMIDLDHFKMINDTYGHTAGDLTLNSAAQFIMSRLRESDLFCRYGGEEFLLLLPDTNQDGAAVVAEELRKGLAGLRLENTNKCFFITASFGLAEKLPADTSVVEMLIRADQALYRAKNEGRNRVCRASNSLATPKGDEAAKWSADF
- a CDS encoding alpha/beta fold hydrolase; this translates as MEVRKVYAAPDGARIAYGLTRAGEPRRTLVLLHGVASNMTRWWRFLAETRLAGSWDILRMDLRGHGGSVWRGRIGMDVWSSDLAGILRSEGAGPVEVVGHCLGANLALWFARLEPALVSGLVLIEPMFRAAITGRMKHILHLRPMLAALTPSLMALAAAGIHRKTLPPLDLAVLDQAAYASMAGGSFPTDRYASPIHELRILPTVAYVQDLLAVTGPLPDLSKIATPALSLLSSGGMFGDPGITVRCLAELADCRVEHLDSVHWIPTEQPRGMREAIERWCGRHG
- a CDS encoding type 1 glutamine amidotransferase domain-containing protein, producing the protein MKLKDQKVLMFVDHIFEDMELLYPYYRLIEEGAEVVVAGPEAGIVYTGKNGYPFKSTAAIADQQAKDFDLLIVAGGFAPDKLRRDPKVLELTRQMHEAGKIVAHICHGGWIPISAGIMKGFTCTSTPGIKDDLVNAGATWIDKEVVVDRNQISARKPDDLPAFCRAIIAQAAK